Proteins encoded together in one Anoxybacillus flavithermus window:
- a CDS encoding MerR family transcriptional regulator, whose protein sequence is MNSQIRRSMPLFPIGIVMQLTDLSARQIRYYEEHGLISPARTEGNRRLFSFNDVDRLLEIKDLIEQGVNLAGIKQIFASRQQQHAEATPPVAPKVMKQGLSEAELRKLLRAELMQAGRFNRASLRQGDIARFFH, encoded by the coding sequence ATGAATAGTCAAATTCGTCGCTCCATGCCGTTATTTCCTATCGGTATCGTTATGCAGTTAACAGATTTATCAGCACGTCAAATCCGTTATTATGAAGAACACGGTCTTATTTCACCTGCACGGACAGAAGGTAATCGGCGGTTGTTCTCGTTTAATGACGTGGATCGGTTGCTTGAAATTAAAGATCTAATCGAGCAAGGGGTTAATTTGGCGGGAATTAAACAAATTTTTGCTTCACGTCAGCAACAACACGCTGAAGCAACGCCACCTGTTGCGCCGAAAGTCATGAAGCAAGGTTTGTCGGAAGCGGAGTTGCGCAAACTTTTGCGTGCCGAGCTGATGCAAGCAGGTCGCTTTAATCGCGCTTCACTTCGTCAAGGCGATATCGCTCGTTTTTTTCATTAA
- a CDS encoding aminotransferase class I/II-fold pyridoxal phosphate-dependent enzyme: protein MFQHLTHGEKIEALVKEIEAQIAPVHRAIDERIDYNQYRVLQSFRHHQVSDAHFIPSTGYGYDDIGRDTLEKVYADVFGGEAALVRPQIISGTHAITIALFGILRPGDELLYITGKPYDTLEEIVGIRGKGIGSLKEFHIGYQSVPLTPEGKVDFVAVKQAINERTKMIGIQRSKGYDPRPSFTIAEIKEMIDFVKAIKQDVIVFVDNCYGEFVENQEPCHVGADLMAGSLIKNPGGGLAKTGGYLVGKKEYINMCAYRMTSPGIGAEAGASLYSLQEMYQGFFLAPHIVGQALKGAVFTAAMLERIGMNTYPTWDAKRTDLIQSVQFDDAEQMIAFCQAIQFASPVNSHFTPYPNYMPGYEDDVIMAAGTFVQGASIELSADGPIRPPYVAYVQGGLTYSHVKIAVCMAIDRLLEKQLIQL, encoded by the coding sequence ATGTTTCAACATTTAACTCATGGAGAAAAAATTGAAGCGCTCGTCAAAGAAATTGAAGCACAAATTGCCCCAGTTCATCGGGCAATTGACGAGCGAATCGACTATAACCAATATCGTGTTTTGCAGAGTTTTCGTCACCATCAAGTGAGCGATGCTCATTTTATTCCATCAACGGGATATGGTTATGATGACATCGGACGTGATACGCTTGAAAAAGTGTATGCGGATGTATTCGGTGGGGAAGCGGCGCTCGTTCGCCCACAAATCATTTCCGGTACGCACGCCATTACGATTGCCTTATTTGGTATTTTACGTCCCGGCGATGAACTTTTGTACATTACCGGCAAACCGTACGATACACTCGAAGAAATTGTCGGCATTCGCGGCAAAGGTATCGGTTCGTTAAAAGAGTTCCATATCGGCTATCAGAGCGTACCGCTCACTCCAGAAGGAAAAGTCGATTTTGTAGCAGTCAAACAGGCGATCAACGAACGGACAAAGATGATTGGTATTCAACGATCGAAAGGGTACGATCCTCGACCATCGTTTACTATTGCCGAAATAAAAGAGATGATTGATTTTGTCAAAGCAATCAAACAAGACGTTATTGTGTTTGTTGATAACTGTTACGGAGAATTTGTGGAAAACCAAGAGCCGTGCCATGTTGGCGCCGATTTAATGGCGGGTTCACTTATTAAAAATCCAGGTGGCGGATTAGCAAAAACGGGAGGATATCTCGTCGGTAAAAAAGAATATATCAATATGTGTGCATATCGTATGACCTCGCCAGGAATTGGTGCGGAAGCAGGCGCCTCCTTGTACAGTTTGCAAGAAATGTATCAAGGCTTTTTCTTGGCCCCCCATATCGTTGGACAAGCGTTAAAAGGCGCGGTCTTTACTGCAGCTATGCTTGAACGAATCGGAATGAACACGTATCCGACGTGGGATGCGAAGCGTACGGACTTGATTCAGTCCGTGCAATTTGACGATGCAGAACAAATGATTGCGTTTTGTCAAGCCATTCAATTCGCCTCTCCTGTCAATTCGCATTTTACTCCATATCCGAATTACATGCCGGGTTATGAGGATGATGTCATTATGGCGGCGGGGACGTTTGTACAAGGGGCAAGCATCGAGCTATCAGCCGATGGCCCGATTCGGCCTCCATATGTTGCATACGTCCAAGGGGGACTAACGTACTCACATGTCAAAATCGCTGTTTGCATGGCGATTGATCGATTGCTCGAAAAACAATTGATTCAATTATAA
- a CDS encoding trimeric intracellular cation channel family protein: MTWEVLSMIGTIAFAISGAIVAMEEEYDVLGVYILGIVTAFGGGAVRNVLIGVPVSILWQQQTLFLIAFIAMTIVYLFPQKMLPHWQRWGNFFDALGLSAFAIQGALYAVQMNRPLSAVIVAAVLTGSGGGMIRDVLAGRKPLVLRDEIYAVWAIVAGIAVGTGIAHSSISLYVLFVIVATLRILSYTYNWKLPNKSLKAGN, translated from the coding sequence ATGACTTGGGAAGTATTAAGTATGATTGGCACCATCGCCTTTGCAATTAGCGGAGCTATTGTTGCTATGGAAGAAGAATACGATGTTTTAGGAGTGTATATTCTCGGGATTGTAACTGCATTCGGCGGCGGTGCTGTACGCAACGTATTAATTGGTGTACCTGTATCGATCCTCTGGCAGCAACAAACTCTTTTTTTGATTGCGTTTATTGCGATGACGATTGTCTATTTGTTTCCGCAAAAAATGCTACCACATTGGCAGCGGTGGGGGAACTTTTTTGATGCCCTCGGTCTTTCAGCGTTCGCTATTCAAGGAGCGCTATATGCTGTTCAAATGAATCGTCCGTTGAGTGCAGTCATCGTCGCTGCTGTATTGACCGGGAGCGGTGGGGGAATGATCCGCGATGTATTGGCCGGAAGAAAACCGCTCGTATTACGGGATGAAATTTATGCTGTGTGGGCCATTGTCGCTGGCATTGCAGTCGGAACCGGAATCGCACATTCTTCAATTAGTTTGTATGTATTGTTTGTTATTGTTGCAACATTGCGCATTTTATCGTATACATATAACTGGAAATTGCCAAATAAGTCGTTGAAGGCAGGAAACTGA
- the hflX gene encoding GTPase HflX, with the protein MQKERVIIVGCQLPHVDDERFSYSMEELSSLVHTANGEVVISLTQRRDTIHPATYIGKGKVEELVRLIEQFEPDVVIFNDELSPSQNRNLTKVLNVRVIDRTQLILDIFASRARSKEGKLQVELAQLQYILPRLSGQGVELSRLGGGIGTRGPGETKLETDRRHIRRRIDEIKAQLKAVVEHRGRYRERRKKNAVFQIALVGYTNAGKSTIFNRLTNADALEENLLFATLDPLTRKLVLPSGYTALLTDTVGFIQDLPTTLVAAFRSTLEEVKEADLILHIVDSSNPDYIQHEQTVYRLLEELEATTIPIATVYNKRDITLPSFVPSPKTDYILVSAFSEQDVQKLRRFIESHMIEAMERYDVAIPAFEGKLLAQLKAETIVQHIYYNEQSGMYECSGYILSEHPLLAQLKTYQK; encoded by the coding sequence ATGCAAAAAGAAAGAGTGATTATTGTTGGGTGTCAGTTACCACATGTTGATGATGAACGGTTTTCGTATTCGATGGAAGAGCTTTCCTCGCTCGTTCATACGGCAAATGGTGAAGTAGTCATAAGCCTCACACAAAGACGGGACACGATCCATCCGGCGACATATATCGGCAAAGGGAAAGTGGAAGAGCTTGTTCGACTTATTGAACAGTTTGAACCAGATGTTGTTATTTTTAATGATGAATTGTCACCAAGCCAAAACCGCAACTTAACAAAGGTATTAAACGTGCGTGTCATTGACCGGACGCAGCTTATTTTAGACATTTTCGCAAGCCGCGCCCGCTCTAAAGAAGGGAAATTGCAAGTCGAGCTTGCTCAATTGCAATACATCTTGCCGCGGTTAAGTGGGCAAGGTGTAGAACTCTCTCGTTTAGGTGGTGGAATTGGAACGAGGGGACCGGGGGAAACGAAACTAGAAACTGATCGTCGTCATATTCGTCGTCGCATCGATGAAATTAAAGCGCAGCTAAAAGCGGTCGTCGAACATCGTGGACGGTATCGTGAGCGGCGGAAGAAAAACGCTGTGTTTCAAATTGCGCTCGTCGGCTATACGAACGCTGGCAAATCAACGATTTTTAATCGGCTTACGAACGCGGATGCGTTGGAAGAAAATTTATTGTTCGCTACGTTAGATCCGCTCACTAGAAAGCTTGTGCTGCCAAGCGGTTATACCGCGCTGTTGACGGATACGGTCGGCTTTATTCAAGACTTGCCGACAACGCTCGTTGCAGCGTTTCGTTCGACGTTAGAAGAAGTGAAAGAAGCCGATTTGATTTTACATATTGTCGATTCATCGAATCCTGATTATATTCAACATGAACAAACGGTCTATCGCTTGCTTGAAGAATTGGAGGCGACGACCATTCCAATCGCTACTGTATATAACAAACGTGATATCACTCTTCCAAGCTTTGTTCCAAGCCCGAAAACAGACTATATATTAGTAAGTGCGTTTAGTGAACAAGATGTACAAAAGCTGCGCCGATTTATTGAATCACACATGATCGAAGCGATGGAACGTTACGATGTAGCGATTCCTGCATTTGAGGGGAAACTGCTCGCACAGCTAAAAGCAGAAACAATTGTGCAGCACATATATTACAATGAACAAAGTGGCATGTATGAATGTAGCGGCTACATATTGTCGGAACATCCACTTTTAGCACAACTAAAAACATATCAAAAATAG
- the spoVK gene encoding stage V sporulation protein K, with amino-acid sequence MSELTMKQTKSQINIVLNAKNVNYLPKEETPNRIDYHQHAVLKEIQKELDELVGLSEVKKLIKEIYAWLYINKARQANGLKGNKQSLHMIFKGNPGTGKTTVARILGKLFLEMNVLSKGHFIEAERADLVGEYIGHTANKTRDLIKKARGGILFIDEAYSLARGGEKDFGKEAIDTLVKGIEDFSDDLVVILAGYPAEMDYFLSLNPGLPSRFPLILEFPDYTAEELVQIAKQMLHIREYELTNEAERKLREHIEQLLADGYQRKFSNGRYIRNLIEKAIRKQAVRLLHEGRYDKKELMIIRERDLVVE; translated from the coding sequence TTGTCAGAGTTGACGATGAAGCAAACAAAAAGTCAAATTAATATCGTGCTTAATGCGAAAAACGTTAATTATTTACCGAAAGAAGAAACACCGAATCGCATTGATTATCATCAACACGCAGTATTGAAAGAGATTCAGAAGGAACTAGATGAGTTAGTTGGACTAAGTGAAGTGAAAAAATTAATTAAGGAAATTTACGCATGGTTATACATTAATAAAGCACGTCAAGCAAATGGATTAAAGGGAAATAAACAGTCTCTTCACATGATTTTTAAAGGGAATCCCGGGACTGGGAAAACGACAGTTGCTCGTATTCTTGGTAAGTTATTTTTAGAAATGAATGTGTTATCTAAAGGACATTTTATTGAAGCAGAACGTGCGGATTTAGTTGGCGAATATATCGGTCATACCGCCAATAAAACACGTGACTTAATTAAGAAAGCACGTGGAGGTATTTTATTTATTGACGAAGCATACTCCCTTGCGCGTGGAGGGGAGAAAGATTTTGGAAAAGAAGCGATTGATACGTTAGTAAAAGGAATTGAAGATTTTTCTGATGACTTAGTCGTTATTTTAGCAGGATATCCAGCCGAAATGGACTATTTTTTATCTTTAAATCCAGGATTGCCGTCACGCTTTCCGTTAATACTTGAATTTCCTGACTATACAGCAGAGGAACTTGTACAAATTGCAAAACAAATGCTTCATATAAGAGAATACGAGCTTACTAATGAAGCAGAACGAAAGCTACGTGAACATATTGAGCAACTATTAGCCGACGGATATCAAAGAAAATTTAGCAACGGCCGTTACATTCGAAATTTGATTGAAAAAGCAATTCGAAAACAAGCGGTACGTCTGTTGCACGAAGGGCGTTACGATAAAAAAGAATTAATGATTATACGTGAACGTGACCTAGTTGTTGAATAA